One stretch of Rana temporaria chromosome 10, aRanTem1.1, whole genome shotgun sequence DNA includes these proteins:
- the LOC120915501 gene encoding interleukin-18-like, with protein sequence MTTCYPATVSTSCPNTDEVDAFKCGSSESIPCNFKNIFNEILIPYPEKCFAAFQSCGSQEETDGSQPIFFLKKYKELALHSRGLAVAITFKENNKNYVVSVNSDSSIAFNQCELPRDISGVQSDIIFYQKVFRQEHPNSFRFESSLKQNFYLGFSADADDNNKKLVLKHLPRDYLDETIMFTFV encoded by the exons ATGACTACTTGCTATCCTGCTACTGTGTCCACGAGTTGTCCAAATACAG ATGAAGTGGATGCCTTTAAGTGTGGATCCAGTGAAAGTATTCCTTGCAATTTTAAAAATATCTTCAATGAAATATTAATTCCATACCCGGAGAAATGCTTTGCAGCTTTTCAGTCTTGTGGATCTCAAGAAGAAACTGATG gtaGCCAACCGATATTCTTCTTAAAAAAGTACAAAGAACTTGCTTTGCATTCTAGAGGACTGGCAGTTGCCATCACTTTCAAAGAGAACAATAAAAACTACGTTGTGAGCGTTAACAGTGATTCCTCTATTGCTTTTAAC CAATGTGAGCTTCCTCGGGATATATCGGGGGTGCAGAGTGACATTATCTTCTATCAAAAAGTATTTCGCCAAGAGCACCCAAACTCGTTTCGTTTTGAATCGTCGCTCAAACAAAATTTTTACCTTGGTTTCAGTGCAGATGCAGACGACAATAATAAGAAGCTGGTTCTAAAACACCTTCCTAGAGATTACCTCGATGAAACAATTATGTTTACTTTTGTATGA